One genomic region from Haloarcula taiwanensis encodes:
- a CDS encoding pseudouridine synthase yields the protein MSDDEFRGLRRAADYQFGGGGGTALFAGPDALDVTHTSSGRPRQVHATDGRIATYGADGRFRLGLAGGTRLLDAFDTPRHRVVVGDESEPFIREGRNAFAKFVQSADPTLRPGDEALVVHEDGSLLAVGRAELPGSGMDDFETGMAVKVRQGATD from the coding sequence ATGAGTGACGACGAGTTCCGGGGGCTCCGGCGTGCGGCCGACTACCAGTTCGGCGGTGGCGGCGGGACGGCGCTGTTCGCAGGCCCTGACGCCCTCGACGTAACACACACCAGCTCCGGCCGTCCGCGACAGGTCCATGCCACGGACGGCCGCATCGCCACGTACGGTGCCGACGGCCGCTTTCGACTCGGGCTCGCCGGCGGGACCCGGCTCCTCGATGCGTTCGACACGCCGCGACACCGCGTGGTCGTCGGCGACGAGAGCGAGCCGTTCATCCGCGAGGGCCGCAACGCCTTCGCCAAGTTCGTCCAGTCGGCCGACCCGACGCTCCGACCGGGCGACGAGGCCCTCGTCGTCCACGAGGACGGCTCTCTGCTTGCCGTCGGCCGCGCGGAACTGCCCGGCAGCGGCATGGACGACTTCGAGACGGGGATGGCCGTGAAGGTCAGGCAGGGCGCAACGGACTGA
- a CDS encoding permease produces MSLLSIFATAILPVVAVAGAGFALGRVKDTDPDALNTITVYVLAPALVVHSLATSTLAGGTILSVVLAVVLFTTAMLLLAEGVGRLTGHSEPLLGAFVLVSIFPNTGNYGIPLADFAFGATGRSTAVLVTALQGVLLYTVGIYIAARGSASSPLADMRRVFGVPLVYAVVVALGLRWLGAVPPTESTVMQTLELLGNASIPVMLLILGIQLSNVDGNSDFQSVGIASALKLLLAPVLAFAAVLAVGFQNQTVARVVVLLLATPTGVTTIILVGAFSHGTGDRSPGELVSATVFLTTVASAVTVTLLVWLLQSGLVL; encoded by the coding sequence GTGTCACTGCTGTCTATCTTCGCCACGGCGATCCTCCCGGTCGTCGCCGTCGCTGGGGCCGGCTTCGCACTCGGTCGGGTGAAGGACACCGACCCCGACGCGCTCAACACCATCACGGTGTACGTCCTCGCGCCGGCGCTGGTGGTCCATAGCCTGGCCACGTCGACGCTGGCCGGCGGGACGATTCTGAGCGTCGTCCTCGCTGTCGTGCTGTTTACCACCGCGATGCTCCTCCTCGCGGAAGGCGTCGGCCGTCTGACCGGACACTCCGAACCGCTGCTGGGCGCGTTCGTCCTCGTCTCTATCTTCCCCAACACTGGGAACTACGGCATTCCCCTGGCGGATTTCGCCTTTGGTGCGACAGGACGGAGCACCGCCGTCCTCGTGACCGCGCTGCAGGGCGTGTTGCTCTACACCGTCGGCATCTACATCGCCGCCCGAGGCAGTGCGAGCAGTCCGCTGGCGGATATGCGTCGCGTGTTCGGTGTGCCGCTCGTCTACGCCGTCGTCGTCGCGCTCGGCCTCCGCTGGCTCGGCGCGGTCCCGCCGACGGAGTCGACGGTGATGCAGACGCTGGAACTGCTCGGCAACGCCTCGATTCCGGTGATGTTGCTCATCCTCGGGATACAGCTCTCGAACGTCGACGGGAACAGCGACTTCCAGTCCGTCGGTATCGCCAGCGCATTGAAACTCCTGTTGGCCCCGGTGCTCGCGTTCGCCGCAGTACTTGCCGTCGGGTTCCAGAACCAGACAGTCGCGCGGGTGGTCGTGCTCCTGCTCGCGACGCCAACCGGCGTGACGACCATCATCCTCGTCGGTGCGTTCAGCCACGGGACCGGGGACCGTTCGCCGGGCGAGCTCGTCAGCGCGACCGTGTTCCTGACGACCGTCGCCAGCGCGGTGACAGTCACGCTGCTGGTGTGGCTGCTGCAGTCCGGGCTCGTGTTGTGA
- a CDS encoding nascent polypeptide-associated complex protein gives MFGGGGGMNPRKMKQMMEQMGIDMEDIDAQEVIIRTPDEELVFDDAEVQLMEAQGQKTYQVVGEPESRELDAGEGSAAADDADESENDSGVDEDDVELVAMRAGVDEDTAREALEANDGDLADAVDQLE, from the coding sequence ATGTTTGGCGGAGGCGGCGGGATGAACCCGCGCAAGATGAAACAGATGATGGAACAGATGGGCATCGACATGGAGGACATCGATGCGCAGGAAGTAATTATCCGCACACCCGACGAGGAACTCGTCTTCGACGACGCGGAGGTCCAGCTCATGGAAGCCCAGGGCCAGAAAACGTACCAGGTCGTCGGCGAGCCCGAGAGCCGCGAACTCGACGCCGGTGAGGGCTCGGCCGCGGCCGACGACGCTGATGAGTCCGAGAACGATTCCGGTGTCGACGAGGACGACGTCGAACTCGTCGCCATGCGTGCTGGCGTCGACGAGGACACCGCGCGAGAGGCGCTCGAAGCCAACGACGGCGACCTCGCGGACGCGGTCGACCAACTGGAGTAA
- a CDS encoding SAM-dependent methyltransferase, with protein MAYLFVHEDREYLLDPGERFESDLGILEVPEDVEPGDVVETHLGTSFTVRRLRGPDLFTHLERTGAPMMPRDVGLVVGKTGVAAADRVLDAGTGTGILSAYMGRIGADVVTYEQDPEFAEVARQNMAVAGVADTVEVRTGDITDDLDDLSGFDVLTLDTEDAPTVVERTPTLLERGGSLAVYSPFVENTREVVETATEVGLDGVETLDTIQREMDFDDRGSRPSTGGVGHTGYLTFARRP; from the coding sequence GTGGCGTACCTCTTCGTCCACGAAGACCGCGAGTACCTGCTGGACCCCGGCGAGCGGTTCGAATCCGACCTCGGTATTTTGGAGGTGCCCGAAGACGTTGAACCGGGCGATGTCGTCGAGACCCATCTGGGGACCAGCTTCACCGTCCGTCGGCTGCGCGGCCCGGACCTGTTCACCCACCTCGAACGCACTGGCGCGCCGATGATGCCCCGCGACGTGGGGCTGGTCGTCGGCAAGACCGGCGTGGCAGCGGCAGATCGCGTCCTCGACGCCGGTACCGGAACAGGCATCCTCAGTGCGTACATGGGCCGTATCGGCGCGGACGTGGTGACCTACGAACAAGACCCCGAGTTCGCGGAGGTCGCGCGCCAGAACATGGCGGTCGCGGGCGTCGCGGACACTGTGGAGGTCCGGACCGGCGACATCACCGATGACCTCGACGACCTCTCGGGCTTTGACGTGCTGACCCTTGATACCGAGGATGCACCGACCGTGGTCGAGCGAACGCCCACGCTGCTGGAACGGGGCGGGTCACTGGCGGTGTACTCCCCGTTCGTAGAGAACACGCGCGAGGTCGTAGAGACGGCCACCGAGGTCGGCCTCGACGGCGTCGAGACGCTCGACACCATCCAGCGGGAGATGGACTTCGACGACCGCGGCTCCCGCCCCTCGACCGGCGGCGTCGGCCACACCGGCTATCTGACGTTCGCGCGGCGTCCCTGA
- a CDS encoding transcription factor S, with protein MEFCDECGSMMKTDDERWVCGSCGYEKARNAETEQEMAVTTQGQEESEVVDTSEVDAEDMGPTTGARCPECGNERAFYEMKQIRAADESETRFFTCTECEHKWREDDH; from the coding sequence ATGGAGTTTTGCGACGAATGCGGTTCGATGATGAAAACGGACGACGAGCGCTGGGTCTGTGGCAGTTGCGGCTACGAGAAGGCTCGAAACGCCGAGACCGAACAGGAAATGGCCGTCACCACGCAGGGCCAGGAGGAGTCGGAAGTCGTCGACACCTCCGAAGTCGATGCCGAAGACATGGGGCCGACGACGGGCGCACGCTGTCCAGAGTGTGGCAACGAGCGAGCGTTCTACGAGATGAAGCAGATACGCGCGGCCGACGAGTCCGAAACACGCTTTTTCACCTGCACCGAGTGCGAACACAAGTGGCGAGAGGACGACCACTGA
- a CDS encoding amidase has product MYLADETWPDLGDYFETESLALVPLGSTEQHGPHLPLATDHLIGEAFAREAADRTGYLCTPTINVGVSPHHRQFNGTMWVDAPVFRDYVESFTRNLAYHGIDRVIYVNAHGGNVEHLREVGRRLRDDEVLYAIEWMWDESIPDLVDDLFEQNGPHGGPKETAMIQHLRSDLVHDDRLEDARDGGIPSVAAAETKKYGSRTFYDAADNTDNGVLGDQTDATAEKGAEMFEAATEQLVRLCEWLDAQAFDDLLPKPHV; this is encoded by the coding sequence ATGTACCTTGCCGACGAGACTTGGCCGGACCTCGGTGACTATTTCGAGACGGAGTCGCTCGCGCTCGTGCCGCTGGGGTCGACTGAACAACACGGGCCGCATCTCCCGCTGGCGACGGACCACCTCATCGGGGAAGCCTTCGCCAGAGAAGCCGCCGACAGGACGGGCTATCTCTGTACTCCGACGATCAACGTCGGCGTGAGCCCCCATCACAGACAGTTCAACGGGACGATGTGGGTCGACGCGCCGGTGTTTCGCGACTACGTCGAGTCATTCACACGGAATCTGGCCTACCACGGCATCGACCGGGTCATTTACGTGAACGCTCACGGTGGGAACGTCGAGCACCTCCGTGAGGTCGGCCGTCGGCTCCGGGACGACGAAGTGCTGTACGCCATCGAGTGGATGTGGGACGAGAGCATCCCAGACCTCGTGGACGACCTGTTCGAACAGAACGGACCACACGGCGGCCCGAAAGAAACGGCCATGATTCAACACCTGCGCTCCGACCTAGTTCACGACGACCGCCTCGAAGACGCACGGGACGGTGGGATTCCGAGCGTTGCGGCAGCCGAGACAAAGAAGTACGGCTCGCGAACCTTCTACGACGCCGCTGATAACACCGATAACGGTGTTCTGGGCGACCAGACCGATGCCACGGCCGAAAAGGGCGCGGAGATGTTCGAGGCCGCGACCGAACAGCTCGTCAGGCTCTGTGAGTGGCTGGACGCGCAAGCGTTCGACGACCTCCTGCCGAAGCCACACGTCTAA
- a CDS encoding glucohydrolase codes for MLSDGELDREWWKEAVVYQIYPRSFSDSDGDGVGDLQGIVDRLDYVADLGVDVIWLNPVYDSPQEDNGYDISDYQAIYDEFGTMADWEALLAEVHDRDMRLVMDLVVNHTSDQHEWFQKSRQRDPEYEDYYIWREGGTDADGEPVPPNNWESFFGGSAWEFDEERGEYYLHLYDTSQPDLNWRNDAVRQDVFDTIEWWLERGIDGFRMDVINLLSKVEGLPDGEPDSEWIGSEHFINGPELSSYLTALDESVLSNYDVMTVGEMPQLTVESARKYAGTDGPLDMAFHFQHTKLDYDGGERWSVGDWSLPELKTIVDRWQDGLAADGWNALYWENHDQPRSVSRYGDPENYRRESATLLGTFVLMLRGTPYIYQGQELGMTNADWETMDDLRDVDAINHARELLGQDDVEDYEDVREVVGYRTRDNARTPMQWDDSRNAGFTDGDPWIKVNPNYRDINAATQRTDEDSVYNYYRRLIQLRSDRDVLVYGDYTDLLPDHETVFAFTRSLSTDAGTERVLVVLHFDDGSETVALPVEYADATLLEGNYDRDDADPETVTLAPYEARVYELFD; via the coding sequence ATGCTTTCCGACGGCGAACTGGACCGCGAATGGTGGAAAGAAGCAGTCGTCTATCAGATTTACCCACGCAGTTTTAGCGATAGCGACGGCGACGGGGTCGGCGACCTGCAGGGCATCGTCGACCGACTGGACTACGTCGCCGACCTCGGCGTCGACGTTATCTGGCTCAATCCAGTCTACGACTCTCCACAGGAAGACAACGGCTACGACATCAGCGATTATCAGGCAATCTACGACGAGTTCGGAACGATGGCCGACTGGGAAGCGCTGCTCGCGGAAGTCCACGACCGAGATATGCGGCTCGTCATGGACCTCGTCGTCAATCACACGTCAGACCAACACGAGTGGTTCCAGAAGTCCCGACAGCGCGACCCGGAGTACGAGGACTACTACATCTGGCGCGAGGGCGGCACTGACGCGGACGGCGAGCCCGTGCCGCCGAACAACTGGGAGTCCTTTTTCGGGGGCTCCGCCTGGGAGTTCGACGAGGAGCGCGGCGAGTACTACCTCCACCTGTACGACACCTCACAGCCGGACCTGAACTGGCGCAACGACGCCGTCCGGCAGGACGTCTTCGACACCATCGAGTGGTGGCTGGAGCGGGGCATCGACGGCTTCCGGATGGACGTTATCAACCTTCTGTCGAAAGTCGAGGGGCTGCCCGACGGCGAGCCGGACAGCGAATGGATCGGCTCCGAGCATTTCATCAACGGGCCGGAGCTGTCGTCGTATCTGACGGCACTGGACGAGTCGGTGCTGTCGAACTACGACGTGATGACTGTCGGCGAGATGCCACAGCTCACTGTCGAGTCGGCCCGCAAGTACGCCGGCACGGACGGCCCGCTGGACATGGCGTTTCACTTCCAGCACACGAAGCTCGATTACGACGGCGGCGAGCGGTGGTCGGTCGGCGACTGGAGCCTGCCGGAGCTGAAAACCATCGTCGACCGCTGGCAGGACGGGCTGGCGGCGGACGGCTGGAACGCCCTGTACTGGGAGAACCACGACCAGCCGCGGAGCGTCTCCCGCTACGGCGACCCCGAGAACTACCGCCGGGAATCCGCGACGCTGCTCGGGACGTTCGTCCTTATGCTCCGTGGCACGCCCTACATCTACCAGGGGCAGGAACTCGGGATGACGAACGCCGACTGGGAGACGATGGACGACCTCCGTGACGTGGACGCCATCAACCACGCGCGGGAACTCCTCGGGCAAGACGATGTCGAGGACTACGAGGACGTGAGAGAGGTCGTCGGCTACCGGACCCGCGACAACGCCCGGACACCGATGCAGTGGGACGACTCCCGAAACGCCGGCTTCACCGACGGTGACCCCTGGATAAAGGTCAATCCGAACTACAGGGATATCAACGCCGCTACCCAGCGAACGGACGAAGACTCCGTTTACAACTACTACCGGCGACTCATCCAGTTGCGCTCCGACAGGGACGTGCTGGTGTACGGAGACTACACCGACTTGCTCCCCGACCACGAAACCGTCTTCGCGTTCACGCGGTCGCTGTCGACGGACGCGGGAACCGAGCGTGTTCTGGTCGTCTTGCACTTCGATGACGGGAGCGAAACCGTTGCACTCCCGGTCGAGTACGCCGATGCGACGCTGCTCGAGGGCAATTACGACCGCGACGACGCAGATCCGGAAACGGTGACGCTTGCACCGTATGAGGCTCGCGTCTACGAGCTATTCGACTGA
- a CDS encoding glucohydrolase — protein MTAARAWWKEAVVYQIYPQSFNDSDGDGVGDLQGIIDRLDYVADLGVDVIWLNPVYQSPQVDNGYDISDYRAIHEAYGTLEDWEELLEEIHARDMKLVMDLVVNHTSDDHEWFQRSRRDEDGYRNYYIWREGGTDEDGTPAPPNNWTTGFGGSAWTYDEQVGAQYLHLFHERQPDLNWENPEVRSDIYEMIDWWLAKGIDGFRMDVINLISKPEGLPDGDPDTGWVGIEQFANGPRTQEFLEEMAAETFDNYDSMTVGECVDIDVDTAGDYVSADGPLDMVFHFEHMLLDQQEGWWTIEDWSLPELKSVMAEWQTELDGWNTVYLGNHDQPRIVSRFGDDEAYREESATLLATFLLTHQGTPFLFQGDEIGMTNCPWESVEEIRDADASNRVELALQSGDIDDYDEARDVVEFRSRDNARTPMQWDDSRNAGFTDGDPWIKVNPNYEEVNVAAAEATEDGILSYYRDLIDLRSDLDVLVYGEYELLLPDHETVYAYRRTLDDPAVDVDDVLVVLNVSPTATRVSVPVEAEATPLFGNELDTAVESSSHDGTDLELQPYEARLYELSEQQ, from the coding sequence ATGACCGCAGCGCGCGCCTGGTGGAAGGAAGCGGTCGTCTACCAGATCTACCCACAGAGCTTCAACGACAGCGACGGCGACGGCGTCGGCGACTTGCAGGGTATCATCGACCGACTGGATTACGTCGCTGACCTCGGCGTCGACGTCATCTGGCTCAACCCGGTGTATCAGTCACCACAGGTCGACAACGGCTACGACATCAGTGACTACCGCGCCATCCACGAGGCGTACGGCACGCTGGAAGACTGGGAGGAGCTACTCGAGGAGATTCACGCCCGGGACATGAAACTCGTCATGGACCTGGTCGTCAACCACACCTCCGACGACCACGAGTGGTTCCAGCGCTCGCGCCGAGACGAGGATGGCTACCGCAACTACTACATCTGGCGCGAGGGCGGCACCGACGAGGACGGTACCCCCGCGCCCCCGAACAACTGGACCACCGGCTTCGGCGGGTCGGCCTGGACCTACGACGAGCAGGTCGGGGCGCAGTACCTCCATCTGTTCCACGAGCGCCAGCCGGACCTGAACTGGGAGAATCCCGAGGTCCGCTCGGACATCTACGAGATGATCGACTGGTGGCTGGCGAAGGGCATCGACGGCTTCCGGATGGACGTCATCAACCTGATATCCAAGCCGGAAGGGTTGCCCGACGGCGACCCGGACACCGGATGGGTCGGTATCGAGCAGTTCGCTAACGGGCCTCGGACACAGGAGTTCCTCGAAGAAATGGCCGCCGAAACGTTCGACAACTACGACTCGATGACGGTCGGCGAGTGCGTCGATATCGACGTCGACACCGCCGGTGACTACGTCAGCGCCGACGGACCGCTGGACATGGTGTTTCACTTCGAGCACATGCTGCTGGACCAGCAGGAAGGGTGGTGGACTATCGAAGACTGGTCGCTGCCCGAGCTGAAGTCGGTGATGGCCGAGTGGCAGACCGAACTCGACGGCTGGAACACCGTCTACCTAGGCAACCACGACCAGCCACGAATCGTCTCCCGCTTCGGCGACGACGAGGCGTACCGCGAGGAGTCGGCCACGCTGCTGGCGACCTTCCTGCTCACACATCAGGGGACGCCGTTCCTGTTCCAGGGCGACGAGATCGGGATGACGAACTGCCCGTGGGAGTCAGTCGAGGAGATCCGGGACGCGGACGCGTCCAACCGCGTCGAACTCGCCCTGCAGTCGGGTGATATCGACGACTACGACGAGGCACGCGACGTTGTCGAGTTCCGCTCGCGGGACAACGCCCGGACGCCGATGCAGTGGGACGACTCCCGGAACGCCGGATTCACCGACGGTGACCCCTGGATAAAGGTCAATCCAAACTACGAGGAGGTGAACGTCGCTGCGGCCGAGGCGACCGAAGACGGTATTCTGTCGTACTACCGCGACCTCATCGACCTCCGGAGCGACCTGGACGTGCTCGTGTACGGCGAATACGAACTATTACTGCCCGACCACGAGACGGTGTACGCCTATCGGCGCACGCTCGACGACCCGGCGGTCGATGTCGACGACGTGCTGGTCGTCTTGAACGTCTCACCGACGGCCACACGCGTCTCGGTCCCGGTCGAGGCCGAGGCAACACCGCTGTTCGGGAACGAACTGGACACGGCGGTCGAATCCAGCAGCCACGACGGCACAGACCTGGAACTGCAGCCCTACGAAGCGCGCCTCTACGAACTCTCAGAGCAACAATGA
- a CDS encoding peptidase has product MTLTDRLDRYLRTAGLEAVWFARPNSFAWLTGGGDNVVDREVGVGVAAAGYDGDEVRVVTDNIEAPRLRDEELDSDVAVETFDWHAQSLAEAVAEASPTPAAADFDVPGFESVDAARLRQPLTETQIEQCRELARDTAEAVEAVARNVEPSHTELDVTAVLRQKLEGRGIATPVVLVGSAERAQSYRHYTPTDAELGDYALMSVTVERNGLHVSTTRAVAFDPPEWLMERTRKAARVETTALAATQAAGRDGGTAGDVFGAIQDAYAEVGWEGEWQNHHQGGATGFAGREWIATPGHEGEVALPHGYAWNPTIAGTKSEDTYLVSADDVELLSGTGDWPTETVSAVGYDLELPRHTVLEL; this is encoded by the coding sequence ATGACGCTTACAGACCGTCTCGACCGGTACCTCCGGACAGCGGGGCTCGAAGCCGTCTGGTTCGCCCGACCGAACTCCTTCGCGTGGCTCACCGGCGGTGGTGACAACGTCGTCGACCGGGAGGTCGGCGTTGGCGTCGCCGCCGCAGGTTACGACGGCGACGAGGTACGGGTCGTCACCGACAACATCGAAGCGCCGCGGCTCCGCGACGAGGAACTCGACAGCGACGTGGCCGTCGAGACATTCGACTGGCACGCACAGTCGCTGGCCGAAGCCGTCGCTGAAGCGAGTCCGACCCCGGCGGCGGCTGATTTCGATGTCCCCGGCTTTGAATCAGTTGACGCCGCGCGTCTCCGTCAGCCACTGACCGAGACCCAGATTGAGCAGTGCCGCGAACTCGCGCGAGACACGGCCGAAGCAGTCGAGGCTGTCGCGCGGAACGTCGAGCCGTCGCACACCGAGCTTGATGTGACCGCGGTGCTCCGACAGAAGCTCGAAGGCCGGGGCATCGCCACACCCGTTGTGCTCGTCGGCAGCGCCGAGCGAGCACAATCCTACCGACACTACACCCCGACAGACGCTGAACTCGGTGACTACGCGCTCATGTCGGTGACCGTCGAGCGGAACGGCCTCCACGTCAGCACCACCCGAGCGGTCGCGTTCGACCCGCCGGAGTGGCTCATGGAGCGCACCCGCAAGGCTGCCCGCGTCGAAACCACTGCGCTGGCTGCGACACAGGCTGCTGGCCGAGATGGCGGCACAGCGGGCGACGTATTCGGCGCGATACAGGACGCCTACGCCGAGGTCGGCTGGGAGGGCGAGTGGCAGAATCATCATCAGGGCGGTGCGACGGGCTTCGCCGGTCGCGAATGGATCGCCACGCCCGGACACGAGGGTGAGGTCGCGCTGCCACACGGGTACGCTTGGAATCCGACTATCGCCGGTACGAAGAGCGAGGACACGTATCTCGTCTCTGCAGACGACGTCGAACTGCTGTCCGGGACCGGCGACTGGCCGACTGAGACGGTCTCGGCGGTCGGCTACGACCTCGAACTGCCGCGGCACACGGTGCTTGAGCTGTAG
- a CDS encoding nucleoside hydrolase, protein MRRVIIDTDTAGDDTQAILLSCLSDRITVDAITVVAGNVPFDREVENAKYTLELADSLDVPVYEGARQPLLKEFEHATYIHGEDGLGGDVFPDTGIESAAGFGPDEIVDRCRAAPGEITLLCIGPLTNLALAYAREPELPDLVDEVWVMGGNVNCAGNVTPAAEFNLWVDPDAAKRVFDAFEVTLVDWGVCLRDAVFGTPEFEAVSAFDTELASFFESVTAQARAFNSEGPDDPGWTALPDSVTAALFAYPELREAVSTYHVTVDDREGLTRGYTSVDVNGVTDSDPNTHVVESVDSDAFQSVMYSLLQSRDPDSGITE, encoded by the coding sequence ATGCGACGCGTCATCATCGACACGGATACCGCGGGCGACGACACACAGGCAATTTTGCTTTCCTGTCTCAGTGACCGGATTACTGTCGACGCAATCACGGTCGTCGCCGGCAACGTTCCATTCGACAGAGAAGTCGAGAACGCGAAGTATACGCTCGAACTCGCCGATTCACTCGACGTGCCCGTCTACGAAGGGGCGAGACAGCCGCTTCTCAAGGAGTTCGAACACGCGACGTACATTCACGGCGAGGACGGCCTCGGCGGGGACGTGTTCCCCGACACCGGCATCGAATCGGCGGCGGGGTTTGGCCCCGACGAGATCGTCGACCGCTGTCGGGCGGCCCCGGGTGAAATCACGCTGCTCTGTATCGGCCCGCTGACCAATCTGGCGCTGGCGTACGCCCGCGAGCCCGAGCTGCCAGACCTCGTCGATGAAGTGTGGGTAATGGGCGGGAACGTCAACTGTGCAGGGAACGTCACCCCCGCCGCGGAATTCAATCTGTGGGTCGATCCCGACGCCGCCAAGCGTGTGTTCGACGCCTTCGAGGTGACGCTCGTCGACTGGGGCGTGTGCCTTCGGGACGCAGTGTTCGGCACTCCCGAGTTCGAGGCGGTATCGGCGTTCGACACGGAACTGGCGTCGTTCTTCGAGTCGGTGACAGCGCAGGCCCGGGCGTTCAACAGTGAGGGCCCTGATGACCCCGGGTGGACGGCACTCCCGGACAGTGTCACCGCCGCGCTGTTTGCGTACCCGGAACTCCGCGAGGCGGTGTCGACGTATCACGTTACGGTGGACGACCGCGAGGGACTCACCCGTGGGTACACCAGCGTCGATGTCAACGGTGTGACCGACAGCGACCCGAATACCCACGTCGTAGAGTCCGTCGATAGCGACGCCTTCCAGTCAGTCATGTACTCGCTGCTCCAGTCCCGAGACCCCGACAGCGGCATCACCGAGTGA
- a CDS encoding ornithine cyclodeaminase family protein (catalyzes the interconversion of alanine and pyruvate) — protein sequence MSNSLYSTARQHNQTTIVPSTDIEATVEMADLVPAIEAAFAAYENDTAQMPPKSYIDLPQHNGDFRSMPAYLETDDWEASGIKWVNVHPDNPDEFDLPTVMGTLVYTDPESGFPLAVMDATTLTMKRTGAAAAVATDHLAIEGASSLGIIGAGVQSYTQLEAISQVRPIESVVVSDLDDDRVQRFIDTFGDEFDVRAGTISEAAQCDVLSTVTPVEDPIVTLEDLGEHTHVNAMGADAEGKQELHTDVIREATLVIDDFEQTTHSGEINVPWSTGDIDESDIDAELGEIVVGSASGREDLSGNTVFDSTGLAIQDIAAARIVYESLGDDSGHRLEMV from the coding sequence ATGAGCAATTCACTCTATTCCACAGCACGACAGCACAACCAGACGACTATCGTTCCCAGTACGGACATCGAAGCGACCGTCGAGATGGCGGACCTCGTCCCGGCCATCGAGGCCGCATTCGCCGCATACGAAAACGACACGGCGCAGATGCCACCGAAGTCCTACATCGACCTGCCACAGCACAACGGGGACTTCCGGTCGATGCCGGCATACCTCGAAACGGACGACTGGGAGGCGTCGGGCATCAAGTGGGTGAACGTGCACCCGGACAACCCCGACGAGTTCGACCTACCGACCGTGATGGGGACACTCGTATACACGGACCCCGAGAGCGGCTTCCCGCTTGCCGTGATGGACGCGACGACGCTGACGATGAAGCGAACCGGTGCGGCCGCCGCCGTGGCGACGGACCACCTCGCTATCGAGGGGGCATCTTCGCTGGGCATCATCGGTGCCGGCGTCCAGTCCTACACGCAACTGGAGGCCATCTCGCAGGTGCGACCGATCGAGTCCGTCGTCGTTAGCGACCTCGATGACGACCGGGTCCAGCGGTTTATCGACACGTTCGGCGACGAGTTCGACGTGCGCGCCGGCACGATTTCTGAGGCGGCCCAGTGTGACGTCCTGTCGACGGTCACGCCGGTCGAAGACCCCATCGTCACGCTTGAGGACCTCGGGGAGCACACCCACGTCAACGCCATGGGTGCCGACGCCGAAGGGAAGCAGGAACTCCACACCGATGTTATCCGTGAGGCGACACTTGTCATCGACGACTTCGAACAGACGACCCACTCCGGCGAGATAAACGTTCCATGGAGCACAGGCGATATCGACGAGTCGGATATTGACGCCGAACTCGGCGAGATCGTCGTCGGGAGCGCGTCGGGTCGCGAGGACCTGTCCGGGAATACCGTCTTTGACTCGACCGGCCTCGCGATTCAGGACATCGCTGCCGCACGTATCGTGTACGAATCGCTCGGTGACGACAGCGGACACCGCCTCGAAATGGTGTAA